From Dethiosulfovibrio russensis, a single genomic window includes:
- a CDS encoding IS66 family transposase yields MLASGLAQNPLPTGKGARGRPKKGKARNLLERFRDHKEEILLYARDFAIPFDNNEAERNIRNFKAKLKISGCFRTSEGASDYAKIMSFLITAKKNSINIFEAMSMAIDGQILFLDGATE; encoded by the coding sequence TTGCTTGCCTCCGGTCTGGCTCAAAACCCCCTACCCACTGGAAAGGGGGCAAGAGGCAGGCCCAAAAAAGGCAAGGCCAGGAACCTCCTGGAGAGATTTAGAGACCATAAGGAGGAGATCCTGCTCTATGCCAGAGACTTTGCGATCCCCTTCGACAATAACGAAGCTGAGCGAAACATCCGCAACTTCAAGGCGAAGCTTAAAATATCGGGCTGCTTCCGAACCTCGGAAGGAGCTAGTGACTATGCCAAAATAATGTCGTTCCTCATCACGGCGAAGAAGAACTCGATCAACATCTTCGAGGCCATGTCTATGGCTATCGATGGTCAGATCCTCTTCCTGGATGGGGCGACTGAATAG
- a CDS encoding DUF6444 domain-containing protein: protein MFQKPTYEELFEENQILKAIIKSLSENQERLEARIAELKAILKQNSQTSSKPPSSDGYKKPKPTSSRKKSGKSKGAQKGHKGSGLQLPHEPDIIVEHLPVQCESCEHKDI, encoded by the coding sequence ATGTTTCAGAAGCCCACCTATGAAGAGCTCTTCGAGGAAAACCAGATTCTCAAGGCAATAATCAAGAGCCTAAGCGAGAATCAGGAAAGACTGGAAGCCCGTATAGCAGAGCTCAAAGCCATCCTGAAACAAAACAGCCAGACCAGCTCCAAGCCTCCTTCAAGCGACGGCTATAAAAAGCCCAAGCCGACCAGCTCCCGGAAGAAAAGCGGCAAGAGTAAAGGGGCTCAGAAAGGCCATAAAGGAAGTGGCCTTCAGCTTCCCCATGAGCCGGACATTATAGTGGAGCATCTGCCCGTACAGTGCGAGAGCTGCGAACATAAGGATATTTGA
- a CDS encoding glycosyltransferase family 2 protein — MLSIIMATYNQENYVLDTLNSMLKSDVHDVELIVTDDCSTDRTPEVVEDWVDKNGHRFANAKLIKGSENVGIVGNFRKGIVASKGSLLKGLAGDDWFLPKAIDIIKKYDGIKSTIFCSDVVEINELTGKRNIRRNDRRFFMAMTSHERANFLAGVGCVILAPGAFYSRDVWDDSAHLLRGIKHIEDYYLWFCSAKKGKLFVEVGFPSVCYRTHNDNISMCVKDKPSRLRSEFLIDKINVNLLFLRDSSLSVGIRYSCFIRSLALFVFLKSSTVVGKSVAIWPFRLLMSMDPYYMKKIVFRLKSW; from the coding sequence ATGCTTTCTATTATTATGGCAACTTATAATCAAGAAAATTATGTCCTTGATACGCTGAATAGTATGCTAAAGTCCGATGTCCATGATGTGGAGTTGATAGTAACCGATGACTGCTCTACTGACCGAACTCCTGAAGTTGTCGAGGATTGGGTAGATAAAAACGGCCATCGATTTGCCAACGCCAAACTTATCAAAGGTTCGGAAAATGTGGGTATTGTCGGTAACTTTAGAAAAGGTATCGTAGCATCGAAGGGGTCTCTCCTTAAGGGGTTGGCTGGCGATGATTGGTTTCTCCCAAAAGCCATTGATATCATAAAGAAATACGATGGAATAAAAAGCACGATTTTCTGCTCTGATGTTGTTGAGATTAATGAGTTGACTGGAAAGAGAAATATTAGGAGAAACGACCGGCGATTTTTCATGGCAATGACTAGCCATGAAAGGGCAAACTTTTTAGCTGGTGTGGGGTGTGTGATACTAGCTCCAGGAGCTTTTTATTCAAGAGACGTTTGGGATGACTCAGCACATCTTCTTCGTGGAATAAAACACATAGAAGACTACTATCTATGGTTTTGTTCCGCAAAAAAAGGTAAGCTATTCGTGGAAGTGGGGTTTCCTTCAGTTTGCTATAGGACTCACAATGATAATATTTCAATGTGTGTGAAGGATAAGCCATCAAGGTTAAGGTCAGAGTTTTTGATAGATAAAATAAACGTAAATTTATTATTTTTAAGAGATAGTTCCTTAAGCGTTGGGATTAGGTATAGTTGTTTTATCAGATCCCTTGCCCTTTTTGTGTTCTTGAAGAGTTCCACCGTTGTTGGGAAATCAGTAGCCATATGGCCCTTCAGGTTACTTATGTCTATGGATCCTTATTATATGAAAAAAATAGTTTTTAGGCTAAAAAGCTGGTAG